In Kiritimatiellia bacterium, the sequence CGCGGGCCGGCGATTTCAAAAAAAACGTCGGCCGGACGCTCGCGGGTTACGCCGATTTCCGCCTGGTAACGGGCTTTGGCCCGGTCGGTGATAAAAGGCGTGCCGCCCGCGCTCCACTCCTTTTCCCTCAGCGGCGACGGATATTTTGCCTCGCCTAAAACGGCAATTCGGGTGTCTTGCGGTGTGATCATTTGTCGCTCCTCCAAAGGTAACCTTGCCCCTGAACAATTAGTGGAAATTAACACAGCTTCCTGATAACATAAAGAATATACTGCCGGATTTTCAAGAGCGGGAAAGAAGGGGTTATGGCGGAAACAATTTTCATGCTGGATCAAAGCTTTATGCCTGGTTATAGCTTGAAACATGCCGGCAATCCGCGTAAACGCATGCCGTCATTCTTTCCTGTCAATATCAATCGGCCGCGCTTGCCGTTTTGGTTTTTCGTGATGTTCCATGGACGGCGCGGCGGCTTTCCCTCGGCAATGTCCCGCCCGGAAAACATTCTAACATTCTGCAGAATGTTGGAATGTTTTTTTCGGGGGATGAGACGACCGCCCGTCAAATGAGACGCGTTTCCAATCTCCTGGCCGGCGGACTTTAAATCCGGAAAGCCGATTGTGTAAATTCCTATATTTTTACGTTGACTTACTTTTAGTTATACGCTTTACTTGAGGGCATGAAAACAACAGTAAGAACGGATGACGTTTATTTCTCCACCAAGGGCCAGGTGGTCATCCCGCGCTGGCTGCGCAGGGAATACCAGATTGAAGAAGGAACGCGCGCAGTTGTCTATCCGGAAGGCGACCATATCATTGTGAAACCTGTTACCGGGCGGTTCATTCGCGGACTGCGGGGGTCGTTGAAAGGGACGAAGGCAATGGCGGTGTTGCAGGAAGAACGTCGGCGCGAGAGGGAGTTGTAACATGGCAACCTGTGTTCTGGACAGCTGGGCGCTGATGGCTTTTTTCCAGGATGAACCGGCGGCAGAACGGGTGGAACGCTTGTTGGAACAGGCGGCCGCGGGCCGCGGCAAACTACTGCTCTCGGTTATTAACTGGGGGGAAATATATTACTCAATTCTGCGGACGGCAGGCGAAGCAATGGTGGAACAAAAAGCGCGGGAAATTACCGCATTGCCGATTGAAATTGTCCCCGTGGAATCCGACCTTGCCCTGGTGCGCCAGGCCGCCAGCTACAAGGCCGCAAAAAAGATGTCTTACGCCGACTGTTTTGCCGCAGCCCTGGCAAAAATCAAAAAAGCCGAACTTATCACCGGCGATCCGGAATTCAAGCAGGTTGCAAATGAAATCAAAATTGGCTGGCTGAAATGACAAGGAAGTTCGATTTTCGCCACGTTTTATACGTGAAGATACGCGCAACAATTCTCATTATGGCGGGGATCGTGATGGGCAGAAGCGGTTGGGGTGGTTTGGTATGACCCGAATATTGCACGAATTTCGTGCAATATTCGGGAATTAATTTGATGTATAGGAATTTCAATGTTCATTTTTCGAATTCAAAAGAAAAGGTTGTGTGGGTGGCGTGGTCAATAAAGATGCGTTTTTTGATTTGATCGAGCATAAAGCGGTTTCCCTGGTCATCGGTGTAATCGACCGGAGCCAAGAAACCAGTTTTGCAAGCAGGGCAGGGGATCAAAAATGGGCAAATGGGGTTCTGATGGCAGAGTTTGGCAACCAGCCGGAGTTGCCGGCGTGTGAGAGTTTTCTCGTCATGGCATTCGGAGCAAC encodes:
- a CDS encoding AbrB/MazE/SpoVT family DNA-binding domain-containing protein, yielding MKTTVRTDDVYFSTKGQVVIPRWLRREYQIEEGTRAVVYPEGDHIIVKPVTGRFIRGLRGSLKGTKAMAVLQEERRREREL
- a CDS encoding type II toxin-antitoxin system VapC family toxin, translating into MATCVLDSWALMAFFQDEPAAERVERLLEQAAAGRGKLLLSVINWGEIYYSILRTAGEAMVEQKAREITALPIEIVPVESDLALVRQAASYKAAKKMSYADCFAAALAKIKKAELITGDPEFKQVANEIKIGWLK